In Selenomonas sp. TAMA-11512, a genomic segment contains:
- a CDS encoding histidinol-phosphate transaminase yields the protein MKDIKVKTMYVNEFIKDTERVFPQEGRRAYLRYDMNENPEGLPEAFVEMVKKEITPEFLSTYPEPSAFTKKYAAYVGVKKDQILATNGSDMAIRYLLETFGERGKEVVTVAPSFEMYWVNCKILGYRHVPVAYETDLTMKVENILHAISENTRIVVLLNPNNPVGNAYTREEAESVIQKAKAVGALVIIDEAYHYFYEGTFLDLLQKYDNVAILRTFSKLFSIAACRLGVIIASKEIIRYTKNAKLTFDVNAIALLFGERLLDHPEVEAELIRQEKEGKAHAMEELKKRGYSVRDCKGNYIFVEPRKDTNDLAKALEDRHKILVKTYGNGLLRKFLRISVGSKAAMQRFLEAFFPLDA from the coding sequence TTGAAAGATATAAAGGTGAAAACGATGTATGTAAATGAGTTTATCAAGGACACGGAGCGTGTATTTCCACAAGAGGGAAGAAGAGCGTATCTTCGTTACGATATGAATGAGAATCCGGAAGGACTGCCGGAAGCTTTTGTGGAAATGGTGAAAAAAGAAATTACGCCGGAATTTTTATCTACGTATCCGGAGCCTAGTGCGTTTACAAAAAAGTACGCTGCCTACGTCGGGGTAAAAAAGGATCAGATTCTGGCGACCAATGGTTCGGATATGGCGATACGGTATCTACTAGAGACGTTTGGAGAGCGAGGCAAAGAGGTTGTAACGGTTGCGCCGTCTTTTGAGATGTACTGGGTCAACTGCAAGATCCTGGGCTATCGTCATGTTCCTGTTGCCTACGAAACCGATCTGACGATGAAGGTTGAAAATATTCTTCATGCAATCAGTGAAAATACGCGGATTGTTGTTCTTTTAAACCCCAACAATCCGGTTGGCAACGCTTATACACGAGAAGAAGCGGAATCCGTGATCCAAAAGGCAAAGGCGGTCGGTGCGCTCGTTATTATTGATGAGGCGTACCATTATTTTTACGAGGGGACGTTCCTCGATCTTTTGCAAAAATATGACAATGTCGCTATTTTACGAACCTTCTCCAAGCTTTTTTCCATTGCCGCTTGCAGATTGGGCGTGATTATCGCTTCAAAAGAGATTATACGCTACACAAAAAATGCAAAGCTGACGTTTGATGTCAACGCAATCGCGCTTCTTTTTGGAGAACGGCTTCTTGACCATCCGGAGGTGGAAGCAGAGCTTATACGGCAGGAAAAAGAAGGCAAGGCGCATGCCATGGAAGAACTCAAAAAGCGGGGGTATTCCGTGCGGGATTGCAAGGGGAATTATATCTTTGTAGAACCGCGCAAGGATACGAACGATCTTGCCAAAGCTTTGGAAGACAGGCATAAGATCCTTGTCAAAACCTATGGAAATGGTCTTTTGCGCAAGTTCTTGCGAATTAGTGTAGGATCAAAGGCGGCTATGCAGCGCTTTTTGGAAGCGTTTTTTCCACTCGATGCATGA
- a CDS encoding LysR substrate-binding domain-containing protein, whose protein sequence is MTLRHFHIFLEVCDTGGMTSAAKTLRMTQPSVSQAIREMEEYYGTLLFERLGKRLYITAAGQELMHYARHIVRLEKQTVSSLRGYALLNPLRIGATLSIGESVFIPILQRFQKENPGQKVFSRIANTKELERMLLVDELDLILVEGAVHSEYLIEIPFAGDEMVLLDNGKGEAVRGKDELADKVFFVREEGSGSRLLFDEVMQENGISFQYGGIYNNSESIKKAVMAGMGYTVLSRRVVQDEIQSKRLRELKVPELSFRRTFRIVYHRNKYVSAQMKKVIDLLRRAHDREDASISFDEATDA, encoded by the coding sequence ATGACACTGCGCCACTTTCATATATTCCTCGAGGTATGCGATACCGGCGGCATGACGAGCGCGGCAAAGACGCTACGCATGACGCAGCCGTCCGTCAGTCAGGCGATACGCGAGATGGAAGAATACTACGGTACGCTGCTGTTTGAAAGACTTGGGAAAAGGCTCTACATAACGGCGGCGGGGCAGGAACTGATGCACTATGCGCGCCATATCGTACGGCTGGAAAAGCAGACCGTGTCATCCCTTCGCGGTTACGCGCTTCTGAATCCGCTGCGCATCGGGGCGACGCTCAGCATCGGAGAGAGCGTCTTCATCCCCATATTGCAGCGATTTCAGAAGGAGAACCCGGGACAAAAAGTGTTCAGCCGCATCGCCAATACGAAAGAGCTGGAACGGATGCTGCTTGTCGATGAGCTGGATCTTATCCTCGTCGAGGGGGCCGTGCATTCGGAGTATCTCATCGAAATACCGTTTGCCGGCGATGAGATGGTGCTGCTCGACAACGGGAAAGGAGAGGCGGTTCGCGGCAAGGACGAGCTCGCGGACAAGGTGTTCTTTGTACGGGAAGAGGGCAGCGGCAGCCGGCTGCTGTTTGATGAAGTCATGCAGGAAAATGGCATTTCCTTTCAGTACGGCGGCATATACAACAACTCGGAAAGCATCAAGAAAGCCGTTATGGCGGGTATGGGATATACCGTGCTGTCCCGGCGCGTCGTACAGGATGAGATACAGAGTAAGAGACTGCGGGAGCTGAAGGTGCCGGAGCTTTCCTTTCGAAGGACATTTCGAATCGTCTATCATCGCAACAAGTATGTCTCCGCGCAGATGAAGAAGGTCATCGATCTGCTGCGAAGAGCGCATGATCGCGAGGATGCGTCCATTTCGTTTGACGAGGCGACGGATGCATAA
- a CDS encoding LicD family protein produces MGKKGIPPEILKKLQQELLDILLEFDRICKKYNIRYYLSDGTLLGAVRHQGFIPWDDDVDIEIFRPDYERFREAAKKEWDEHGRYYFQDSTTDADYNWPYGKFRKAGTRGVRPHQKGMLKRDGIFMDVLVVDVMPSIRPVQSIMYFLTTVARKILWAPIGWHILQNPFEKAGFFLLHLLPRNAALALHRWVSGWYRGKETEWIGIFNTASTSKHGYAYRREWYKDVREISFEGHMLPIPVGADGILKTKYYDYWVLPPEEERYGNADLVYIEFSDGTIWQRDEEAR; encoded by the coding sequence ATGGGGAAAAAGGGGATCCCTCCGGAAATACTGAAAAAGTTACAGCAGGAACTTCTGGATATTTTATTGGAATTTGATCGCATTTGTAAGAAGTATAATATTCGCTATTATCTTTCTGATGGGACGCTGTTGGGGGCTGTGCGTCATCAAGGGTTTATTCCGTGGGATGACGATGTGGACATTGAAATCTTCCGTCCCGATTATGAACGTTTTCGTGAGGCGGCGAAAAAAGAGTGGGACGAACATGGAAGGTACTATTTCCAAGACAGTACGACGGATGCGGATTATAACTGGCCGTATGGGAAGTTTCGTAAGGCGGGGACACGTGGGGTTCGTCCTCATCAAAAAGGAATGTTGAAGCGTGACGGCATCTTTATGGATGTGCTTGTTGTCGATGTGATGCCATCTATACGCCCGGTGCAAAGCATCATGTATTTTCTTACGACGGTGGCGAGAAAAATTCTATGGGCGCCAATCGGGTGGCATATACTTCAAAATCCTTTTGAAAAAGCGGGATTCTTCCTGTTGCATCTGCTTCCTCGTAATGCGGCACTGGCGCTCCATCGCTGGGTGTCGGGCTGGTATCGAGGAAAGGAAACGGAATGGATAGGCATCTTCAATACAGCGAGCACATCAAAGCACGGATATGCCTATCGCAGGGAGTGGTATAAGGATGTGCGAGAAATAAGCTTTGAGGGGCACATGCTTCCGATTCCTGTCGGTGCGGATGGAATTTTAAAGACAAAGTATTATGATTATTGGGTCTTGCCGCCGGAAGAGGAGCGCTATGGCAATGCGGATTTAGTCTATATCGAATTTTCGGACGGCACGATATGGCAGCGGGACGAAGAGGCCCGTTGA
- the rfbH gene encoding lipopolysaccharide biosynthesis protein RfbH produces the protein MKSNLDNKEELRKKILEMVRSYADAYHTKDESVEFIPYAGRVYDHEEMENLVDSALEFWLTGGKWLTTFEKGLGKYLSLPYVLAVNSGSSANLVAFMALTSPLLDERRILPGDEVITVAAGFPTTVAPIIQYGAVPVFLDVTLPTYNVDTAQLEEAYSDKTKAVILAHTLGNPFNVEEVRTFCDRHGLWLIEDNCDALGSICTVFGEKQMTGTIGDIATSSFYPPHQMTMGEGGAVYTANPLLYRICQSFRDWGRDCRCPSGSDNVCGHRFDGQYGELPKGYDHKYVYSHFGYNLKITDMQAAIGCAQLKKLPSFVEARRANWKYLRESLDGLETFILPEPTRGTNPSWFGFLMTCKNGVHRDDVINMLEGKGIQTRMLFAGNLVRQPCFDEMRKKKQGFRVLGELKNTDRIMRDSFWIGVYPGMMKKRLKSMIDALRGR, from the coding sequence GTGAAAAGCAATCTGGATAATAAAGAGGAATTACGTAAAAAGATATTAGAAATGGTACGTTCCTATGCAGATGCCTATCATACGAAAGATGAGTCCGTGGAGTTTATTCCATATGCAGGAAGGGTTTACGATCACGAGGAAATGGAAAATCTCGTGGATAGTGCACTTGAGTTCTGGCTTACAGGCGGGAAATGGTTAACAACATTTGAAAAAGGACTGGGGAAGTATCTGAGCCTTCCCTATGTCCTAGCCGTGAACTCTGGTTCTTCTGCAAATCTTGTTGCTTTTATGGCTTTGACCTCGCCTCTCTTGGATGAGAGACGAATCCTCCCCGGCGATGAAGTGATTACAGTTGCTGCGGGGTTTCCAACGACGGTGGCGCCAATTATCCAGTATGGTGCAGTCCCCGTGTTTCTTGATGTCACGCTGCCAACCTACAATGTAGATACTGCACAACTGGAGGAGGCATATAGCGATAAGACAAAGGCGGTTATACTTGCGCATACCCTGGGAAATCCGTTCAATGTTGAAGAAGTGCGTACATTTTGCGATCGACACGGACTGTGGTTAATCGAGGATAACTGTGATGCACTCGGTTCTATTTGTACTGTTTTCGGGGAAAAACAGATGACGGGAACCATCGGTGATATTGCGACGTCCAGTTTCTATCCACCGCACCAGATGACAATGGGCGAAGGTGGAGCTGTCTATACGGCAAACCCTCTTCTATATCGAATTTGTCAATCTTTTCGTGATTGGGGACGAGACTGCCGTTGTCCCAGTGGCAGTGACAATGTTTGTGGTCATCGCTTCGATGGGCAGTACGGTGAATTGCCTAAAGGCTATGACCATAAATATGTTTATTCCCATTTCGGCTACAATCTTAAAATTACAGACATGCAGGCGGCAATCGGCTGTGCTCAGCTAAAGAAACTTCCATCCTTCGTCGAAGCAAGGCGAGCTAACTGGAAGTATCTGCGTGAGTCATTAGATGGTTTGGAGACATTTATTCTTCCGGAGCCGACGAGAGGTACGAATCCAAGTTGGTTTGGATTCTTGATGACCTGCAAGAACGGTGTCCACCGGGATGACGTTATCAATATGCTAGAGGGAAAAGGTATCCAAACACGGATGCTTTTCGCGGGGAATCTGGTGCGTCAGCCATGCTTTGATGAAATGCGAAAGAAGAAGCAGGGATTCCGAGTGTTGGGAGAGTTGAAGAATACAGATCGTATCATGAGAGATTCATTCTGGATCGGTGTATATCCAGGTATGATGAAGAAGCGCTTAAAGAGCATGATAGATGCATTAAGAGGACGATAG
- a CDS encoding CtsR family transcriptional regulator: MAGNIADLIENYILHELADKGENKVELRRTDIAEAISCAPSQISYVLNTRFTQDKGFAVESRRGLGGFIRIVRMPIENLVYQDMMDKVTEETSIQTVESMAQYLMQHGMTTARETAIFLQAVGVAYKKLEPADRVAFIRSLLLTLERV; this comes from the coding sequence ATGGCCGGTAACATCGCCGATCTGATTGAAAACTACATACTGCATGAGCTGGCGGACAAGGGAGAGAACAAGGTCGAGCTTCGCCGTACGGATATTGCGGAGGCGATTTCCTGCGCGCCGTCGCAGATTTCGTATGTCCTGAATACGCGTTTTACACAGGACAAGGGATTTGCCGTGGAGTCGAGACGCGGACTCGGCGGCTTCATACGCATCGTGCGGATGCCGATTGAAAACCTCGTCTATCAGGATATGATGGATAAGGTCACGGAGGAGACGTCGATCCAGACGGTCGAGTCGATGGCGCAGTACCTGATGCAGCACGGGATGACGACGGCACGGGAGACGGCGATCTTCCTGCAGGCGGTCGGCGTGGCATACAAGAAACTGGAGCCTGCGGATCGCGTGGCGTTTATCCGCTCGCTGCTGCTGACGCTGGAACGAGTGTAG
- a CDS encoding glycosyltransferase family A protein, producing the protein MLVSIIIPVYNVEQYIEKCLDSVLGQTYQKLDVICINDGSTDDSLAVLRRYEAQDSRVRIIDKGNGGVVSAREAGLRIANGEYTTFVDPDDWVESNAVMEMVTANQVYQADMVACGFWKEQGDASSAIFNGLEAGYYSPGYLKDHPEDWFFSYTTFREPVIGSLCTKLIRTKLIQEVHRKLPFSMVYGEDVVAVLLACASCNGLLSLSGAWYHYIHRDGSAATQQRGFPKGMYHSIYQLLETVTDGAVERKKCLDAYMKMLLLEQEYETFSSYGTLFPFSKVSKGSRIFLYGAGLFGRMVHRAIMEHADLSLAGWTDRAWQSEALQQFALNPLSDIYKAEFDVLVLALLNESLCREIAFDMIQKGLSEEKICFVENKIMQEATLPAWVTSI; encoded by the coding sequence ATGCTGGTTTCAATCATCATTCCTGTGTACAATGTGGAACAATATATAGAAAAGTGCTTGGACAGTGTGCTGGGACAGACGTATCAAAAACTTGACGTCATCTGTATCAACGACGGGTCGACGGACGACAGTCTTGCTGTGCTTCGCCGCTATGAAGCACAGGATTCGCGTGTTCGTATCATCGACAAGGGAAATGGAGGCGTCGTCAGCGCGCGTGAGGCGGGGCTGCGCATCGCTAACGGTGAATATACGACGTTCGTTGACCCTGACGACTGGGTTGAGTCAAATGCCGTTATGGAGATGGTTACGGCAAATCAGGTATACCAAGCGGATATGGTGGCATGTGGCTTTTGGAAGGAGCAGGGAGATGCTTCAAGTGCAATTTTTAATGGCTTAGAGGCAGGGTATTACTCCCCGGGTTATTTAAAGGATCATCCGGAGGATTGGTTTTTTTCCTATACGACGTTTCGGGAACCGGTGATCGGCAGTCTGTGTACAAAGCTGATTCGTACGAAGCTTATCCAAGAAGTGCATAGGAAACTTCCGTTTTCTATGGTGTACGGGGAGGATGTTGTTGCGGTGCTTTTGGCCTGCGCTTCGTGCAACGGCCTCTTGTCACTTTCGGGAGCATGGTATCATTATATTCACCGTGACGGTTCTGCGGCAACGCAGCAGAGAGGCTTTCCAAAAGGAATGTATCACTCCATCTATCAGCTTTTAGAAACAGTGACGGATGGAGCCGTAGAGAGGAAGAAGTGCCTAGATGCATATATGAAGATGCTTCTCTTAGAGCAGGAGTATGAAACCTTTTCCTCCTATGGCACGTTGTTTCCGTTTTCGAAGGTGTCGAAGGGCAGCCGTATTTTCCTTTATGGCGCCGGCCTTTTTGGACGTATGGTTCATCGAGCGATTATGGAACATGCAGATTTGTCTCTTGCGGGGTGGACGGATCGGGCATGGCAGTCAGAAGCACTGCAGCAGTTTGCGCTCAATCCCTTGTCTGACATTTACAAGGCTGAGTTTGATGTGCTTGTTCTTGCGCTTTTGAATGAATCCTTATGCAGAGAGATTGCTTTTGATATGATTCAGAAGGGACTGTCGGAGGAAAAAATCTGTTTTGTGGAGAATAAAATTATGCAGGAAGCGACTCTTCCCGCATGGGTCACGTCGATATAG
- a CDS encoding class I SAM-dependent methyltransferase: MPSSATRGEKKIAPFLQTERGRTALDLGCGIGRWGEFFLPEGVHYVGMDGSEGMVRRAEDNLKAYEDKKLFQGYLQDFPRRLEEEGEAKKFDNILVNGVFMYLNDDDFMKSLQNLLSYAMDSCVFYLKESMGTEERLTLRQVHSEALNQEYSAVYCSVAEYTKAFSEVLSPVCELLASGPLFDQGRNRKEMLDYFFVYRYKG; encoded by the coding sequence TTGCCGAGCAGCGCGACGCGTGGGGAAAAAAAGATTGCGCCCTTTTTGCAGACGGAGCGTGGGAGGACGGCGCTGGATCTCGGCTGCGGTATCGGGCGCTGGGGAGAGTTCTTCCTTCCGGAGGGCGTGCACTATGTCGGCATGGACGGCAGCGAGGGCATGGTGCGTCGAGCGGAGGATAATCTGAAGGCATACGAGGATAAGAAGCTCTTCCAAGGCTATTTGCAGGACTTCCCGCGAAGACTGGAGGAAGAGGGAGAGGCGAAGAAGTTTGACAATATCCTCGTCAATGGTGTGTTCATGTATTTGAACGATGATGACTTCATGAAATCGCTGCAGAATCTCCTCAGCTACGCGATGGATTCCTGTGTATTCTATCTCAAGGAGAGCATGGGTACAGAGGAGCGACTGACGCTTCGTCAGGTGCATTCCGAGGCGTTGAACCAGGAGTACAGTGCGGTGTACTGTTCCGTTGCGGAGTACACAAAGGCGTTCTCCGAGGTGCTGTCTCCCGTCTGTGAGCTGCTCGCGTCGGGTCCGCTTTTCGACCAAGGGCGCAACCGCAAGGAAATGCTGGACTACTTCTTTGTGTATCGGTATAAGGGATAA
- a CDS encoding putative sulfate exporter family transporter: MQQETTGGNILRRFHAFFPAFIITFICSILGRELALLPGLSLVGHLVLALLLGMAVQLMRSVTIAARGSGTGFIANRFLRAGIILLGFKLNLAILLTEGLKGLEAAVCMVTSMLLLNYVTARLLKVDHTLAMLTACGCSICGAAAVMAVSAPLKAKADQSVLAVAIVAILGTVFTLIEVGLIPFLGFTDAQFGTMAGLSLHEIAHAVAAGGSAGQVGTDAAIIAKLSRVLLLAPVALIVGFIEMRRNRSDASEDGKLSVPIPYFMGGFILASAVGSYLNFPSDVLGALVSLAYILLGMAMAALGINVNFGVIVKQGARPLLAAAACSAVMLLLAWFVVDAFFA; this comes from the coding sequence ATGCAGCAAGAAACGACAGGCGGAAATATCTTAAGGAGATTCCACGCCTTTTTTCCCGCGTTTATCATCACATTTATCTGCTCTATCCTCGGCAGGGAGCTTGCGCTGCTGCCGGGGCTTTCGCTTGTCGGACATCTCGTCCTGGCGCTCCTGCTCGGCATGGCGGTGCAGCTTATGCGATCCGTTACGATCGCCGCGCGCGGCAGCGGTACGGGATTCATAGCGAATCGGTTCCTGCGTGCGGGCATCATACTGCTGGGGTTCAAGCTGAATCTTGCCATCCTTTTGACCGAGGGACTGAAGGGGCTGGAGGCGGCCGTATGCATGGTCACTTCCATGCTGCTTCTGAACTATGTGACGGCGAGGCTCCTGAAGGTGGATCACACGCTTGCCATGCTCACCGCCTGCGGCTGCAGTATATGCGGTGCGGCAGCCGTTATGGCTGTATCGGCGCCGCTGAAGGCAAAGGCGGATCAGTCTGTGCTGGCGGTCGCCATCGTCGCCATCCTGGGTACGGTATTTACGCTGATCGAGGTGGGGCTCATTCCGTTTTTGGGCTTTACCGACGCGCAGTTCGGGACGATGGCGGGCTTGAGTCTGCATGAGATTGCGCATGCCGTTGCGGCGGGCGGAAGCGCGGGGCAGGTGGGTACGGACGCCGCCATCATCGCGAAGCTGTCGAGGGTGCTGCTGCTGGCTCCTGTTGCCCTTATCGTCGGCTTTATCGAGATGCGAAGGAATAGGAGCGATGCGTCGGAGGACGGAAAGCTCTCCGTGCCGATTCCGTATTTCATGGGCGGATTCATCCTCGCGAGCGCCGTCGGGTCGTATCTTAATTTTCCGTCGGATGTGCTCGGCGCTCTTGTAAGCCTTGCCTATATCCTTCTCGGCATGGCGATGGCGGCTCTCGGGATCAATGTCAATTTCGGCGTCATTGTAAAACAGGGGGCGAGACCTCTGCTTGCCGCCGCCGCCTGCTCCGCCGTCATGCTGCTGCTTGCATGGTTTGTTGTGGATGCATTCTTCGCCTGA
- a CDS encoding phosphocholine cytidylyltransferase family protein, whose translation MRAIIMAAGIGSRISRNVDKPKCLLEIEEKSILRRTVEMLKKNDIEPVIVAGYQHEQIEREVQPLGVPVIVNPFYRVTNSLGSLWFARDYIVDGEDLFLMNADVFWEQDILDILLNEEREALLLADSSIMRLEEGDYFFGCEQGRIVRYGKDLAREIRTHEYVGVGRVRPSFLRVFKEKMNELIEAEQYNYWWEDILYSCSAEQEVFIRDVAGHFWAEVDYIEDYERIMNYIYERNQKGRKKTV comes from the coding sequence ATGCGTGCGATTATCATGGCTGCGGGTATCGGCAGCCGCATCAGTCGTAATGTTGACAAGCCGAAGTGTCTGCTTGAGATTGAGGAAAAGTCCATTCTGCGGCGCACGGTGGAGATGCTGAAAAAAAACGATATTGAGCCTGTCATCGTGGCGGGCTATCAGCATGAACAGATTGAGAGGGAAGTGCAGCCGCTCGGCGTGCCCGTGATCGTGAACCCCTTTTATCGCGTGACGAACAGTCTGGGCTCGCTCTGGTTTGCACGGGATTATATTGTCGACGGGGAGGATCTGTTCCTCATGAATGCAGATGTTTTCTGGGAGCAGGATATTTTAGATATTCTGTTGAATGAGGAAAGGGAGGCGTTGCTTCTTGCGGATTCTTCTATTATGCGCCTCGAGGAAGGGGATTACTTCTTCGGCTGTGAACAGGGCAGGATCGTGCGATACGGCAAGGATTTGGCTCGCGAGATCCGAACCCATGAATATGTCGGCGTAGGGCGTGTGCGCCCATCCTTCTTGAGGGTATTCAAGGAGAAGATGAACGAGCTGATTGAAGCGGAGCAATATAATTATTGGTGGGAGGATATCCTCTACAGCTGTTCGGCGGAGCAGGAGGTCTTTATCCGCGATGTGGCGGGTCACTTCTGGGCGGAGGTCGACTATATCGAGGACTATGAGCGCATCATGAATTACATCTACGAACGCAATCAGAAGGGGAGGAAAAAGACGGTCTGA
- the radA gene encoding DNA repair protein RadA: MPKKKKTVFVCNSCGHETPKWLGKCPGCGGWNTFTEEIAVETPAMREVRQGLSEATKPIPVGQVETEDMPRFSAGSTELDRVLGGGIIPASLVLIVGDPGVGKSSLTLRVSAAVARAGRRVLYVTGEESMRQVRLRADRLEAIADELYIVSETNLATIDTYIENVQPSLLIIDSIQTVYDPNLESAPGSVSQVREGTARLLAIAKKRGIAAFIVGHVTKDGTLAGPRVLEHMVDTVLYFEGSKDTQYRVLRAVKNRFGSTNEIGLFEMRDVGLVDVPDASKFFLSDAPPDSGSVIVPTVEGTRPLLVEIQSLVAETPYMPPRRTADAVDIKRIQLLLAVLEKRVRLPIGACDVYIKVAGGIRIDEPAADLGFAVAMASSFANRLVKPKTIVFGEVGLSGEVRAVGEAERRIREAARLGFTHAVLPKKNADVLEGMKLGITLLGAETIGEALKLAMPRG; the protein is encoded by the coding sequence ATGCCAAAGAAGAAAAAGACCGTTTTCGTCTGTAACAGCTGTGGACATGAGACGCCGAAATGGCTGGGGAAATGCCCGGGCTGTGGCGGATGGAATACATTCACGGAAGAGATCGCCGTGGAAACTCCTGCCATGAGGGAGGTGAGACAGGGACTGTCGGAGGCGACAAAGCCGATTCCCGTCGGGCAGGTGGAAACGGAGGATATGCCGCGCTTTTCCGCCGGGTCTACGGAGCTCGACCGCGTACTGGGCGGCGGCATCATTCCCGCCTCGCTTGTCCTCATCGTCGGTGATCCCGGGGTGGGCAAGTCGTCGCTGACGCTTCGCGTATCGGCTGCCGTTGCACGGGCGGGGCGGCGCGTGCTCTATGTCACGGGGGAGGAGAGCATGCGGCAGGTGCGTCTCCGTGCGGATCGCCTCGAGGCGATTGCCGATGAGCTCTACATCGTCAGCGAGACGAACCTCGCGACCATTGACACCTATATAGAGAACGTGCAGCCGTCGCTTCTCATCATCGACTCCATCCAGACGGTCTACGACCCGAATCTCGAGAGCGCGCCGGGCAGTGTCAGCCAAGTGAGGGAAGGTACGGCCCGCCTTTTGGCAATCGCGAAGAAGCGCGGCATAGCGGCGTTCATCGTCGGACACGTCACGAAGGACGGCACGCTCGCGGGACCGCGCGTCCTCGAGCACATGGTGGACACGGTGCTCTACTTCGAGGGAAGCAAGGACACGCAGTATCGCGTGCTTCGCGCGGTGAAGAACCGATTCGGCTCGACGAATGAAATCGGACTCTTCGAGATGCGCGATGTGGGGCTTGTCGATGTCCCGGACGCGTCGAAGTTCTTTCTCTCCGATGCGCCGCCGGACAGCGGATCCGTCATCGTGCCGACCGTCGAGGGGACGCGGCCGCTGCTCGTCGAGATCCAGTCGCTTGTCGCCGAGACGCCCTATATGCCGCCGAGGCGCACAGCGGATGCCGTGGACATAAAGCGCATCCAGCTGCTGCTCGCGGTGCTGGAAAAGCGCGTACGGCTGCCCATCGGAGCCTGTGACGTATACATCAAGGTCGCCGGCGGCATCCGCATCGATGAGCCCGCCGCCGACCTCGGATTTGCCGTGGCGATGGCGTCGTCCTTTGCGAACCGCCTCGTGAAGCCGAAGACGATTGTGTTCGGCGAGGTGGGGCTTTCCGGCGAGGTTCGCGCCGTAGGGGAGGCGGAGAGGCGGATACGAGAGGCTGCGAGACTAGGCTTTACCCATGCCGTCCTGCCGAAGAAGAACGCCGATGTGCTGGAGGGGATGAAGCTTGGAATCACCCTCCTCGGAGCGGAAACCATCGGTGAAGCGCTGAAGCTGGCTATGCCTAGGGGTTAA